One segment of Triticum aestivum cultivar Chinese Spring chromosome 2A, IWGSC CS RefSeq v2.1, whole genome shotgun sequence DNA contains the following:
- the LOC123185462 gene encoding purple acid phosphatase 22, with amino-acid sequence MSSRSSQVTCIPLVHVEAMEPNRISTRFVVLLVVGTLIVSTAAEYVRPPPGRVILTEHDKPASHPQQVHLSVVGANHMRVSWITDAKHGHSVVEYGRASGNYTTSATGEHTSYRYYLYSSGKIHHVTIGPLDPDAVYYYRCGMVGDEFTLKTPPAALPIELALTGDLGQTEWTASTLAHVSKTDYDMLLVPGDLAYADTQQPLWDTFGRFVQEHASRRPWMVTEGNHEVEAGMALPGLPGPFVAYTTRWRMPHEESGSTSALYYSFDAAGGAVHVVMLGSYAAFNSTSEQYGWLARDLARVDRRATPWLVVLLHAPWYNTNAAHAGEGEAMRKAMERLLYEARVDVVFSGHVHAYERFARIYDNEANPCGPVHITIGDGGNREGLAFDFQKNHKLARLSLMREASFGHGRLSVVNATAARWAWHRNDDADSTVRDELWLESLAANGACRRTQPFADYRSDEL; translated from the exons ATGTCGAGCCGATCCTCCCAGGTGACTTGCATACCACTCGTGCACGTTGAGGCCATGGAGCCAAACAGGATATCGACGCGCTTCGtagtactcctggtcgtcggcacgCTGATCGTCTCGACCGCCGCCGAGTATGTCCGCCCCCCGCCGGGCCGTGTCATCCTCACGGAGCACGACAAACCCGCCTCCCACCCTCAACAG GTCCATCTATCTGTTGTCGGGGCGAACCATATGAGAGTTTCATGGATCACGGACGCCAAGCACGGGCACTCGGTGGTGGAGTACGGCAGGGCCTCCGGGAACTACACCACGTCGGCCACCGGCGAGCACACCTCGTACCGCTACTACCTCTACTCCTCCGGCAAGATCCACCACGTCACGATCGGACCTCTGGATCCCGACGCCGTGTACTACTACCGGTGCGGCATGGTCGGCGACGAGTTCACCCTCAAGACGCCGCCCGCCGCTCTCCCCATCGAGCTCGCGCTCACAG GGGACCTCGGGCAGACCGAATGGACGGCGTCGACGCTGGCCCACGTCAGCAAGACCGACTACGACATGCTGCTGGTGCCAGGCGACCTCGCCTACGCCGACACCCAGCAGCCGCTGTGGGACACGTTCGGGCGGTTCGTGCAGGAGCACGCGAGCCGGCGGCCGTGGATGGTCACCGAGGGGAACCACGAGGTGGAGGCCGGGATGGCGCTCCCGGGCTTGCCCGGCCCGTTCGTCGCCTACACCACGCGGTGGCGCATGCCGCACGAGGAGAGCGGGTCGACGTCCGCGCTCTACTACTCCTTCGACGCGGCCGGGGGCGCCGTCCACGTCGTCATGCTCGGCTCGTACGCCGCCTTCAACTCGACCTCGGAGCAGTATGGGTGGCTGGCGCGCGACCTAGCCCGGGTCGACCGGCGGGCCACCCCGTGGCTCGTCGTGCTGCTGCACGCCCCGTGGTACAACACCAACGCGGCGCACGCCGGCGAGGGGGAAGCCATGAGGAAGGCCATGGAGCGCCTGCTCTACGAGGCCCGCGTCGACGTCGTCTTCTCCGGCCACGTCCACGCCTACGAACGCTTC GCAAGGATCTATGACAACGAGGCGAACCCGTGCGGGCCGGTGCACATCACAATCGGCGACGGCGGGAACAGAGAAGGGCTTGCATTCGA TTTCCAGAAGAATCATAAGCTGGCTCGGCTCTCGTTGATGAGGGAGGCGAGCTTTGGGCATGGCCGGTTGAGCGTGGTGAACGCGACCGCGGCACGCTGGGCATGGCACCGCAACGACGACGCCGACTCCACCGTCCGCGACGAGCTCTGGCTGGAGAGCCTGGCCGCCAACGGCGCGTGCCGACGGACCCAACCCTTCGCTGATTATCGGAGCGATGAGTTGTAG